In the genome of Christensenella timonensis, one region contains:
- the secE gene encoding preprotein translocase subunit SecE codes for MAKTKLLGEEREKHLKEQKKLAKKKNKKQKRSPGRFFKDVWGEIKKVTWPSKNDLFKTTFAVIVFIVIFTVIVGLMDWGLGTVFHNFFVN; via the coding sequence ATGGCGAAAACCAAGTTGTTGGGCGAGGAAAGAGAAAAGCACTTAAAAGAGCAGAAGAAGCTCGCCAAGAAAAAAAATAAGAAGCAGAAGCGCAGTCCGGGAAGGTTCTTTAAGGACGTGTGGGGTGAAATCAAAAAAGTAACGTGGCCGTCCAAAAACGATCTTTTCAAGACGACGTTTGCCGTTATTGTTTTCATTGTTATTTTCACCGTTATCGTAGGCCTGATGGACTGGGGCCTTGGGACTGTGTTCCATAACTTCTTCGTAAACTAG